A section of the Myxococcus virescens genome encodes:
- a CDS encoding plectin 1 isoform 8, whose protein sequence is MPSPPEEVDPLADLRESLDLEDTGASVAPAAPAPVASRPLPKPPPSAPPPAAPPPLPPRRPAAPLAAVPKGTGAPASPKAPASPAAAAAAPAVRAARAPGNDPFGEPPEIRMPMGGSPEDKLEYFRAVVRQKTETLARARTLYAERDGELNGVKQSLTLARKELAESKASVAAFQEELARAEAETQSRLASLQGELSAVEADRKDLSRALAEVESDVPRLTAELQEEREARGAVAEELIGAKEALSLAQDRVAELAAEKSEAQGALEAVQEQYQQAIADVERLTSELEAASSEKDSLGLRTAQLEAALAEAQSGLSALESESDWSKSSLEEAQGRAGTLEAERDEARKQLAVVEDGLRTLQEQVAELERSLALKDAEIVGLRAALTARTTEAAELPALRQALEARTAELAQLKAKLEAEAAKAEERSLALEEGLAQASERAQLAEGEAAALKEALEAAEVEQVSLRDRMEADAAALGEAVQQAETKVSELTAAVEAAHADHASWKEQLAAVELKAATKDAERVGLAARVSMLEAASGQREAELARLQAEVAKAQEALALERARREAAEAERTDAEVKAAQAEAQVESLTVGQGGAEAQVASLTEELEAARAEADKVERLQGRLKMMEGALEGAKAQAASAGKSDAARAATEAKLARAEASLKAEEQKRADMEASLRAEQEARRALEAKLAEQPGTPSQGAGASADWEAEREQLKADAANLKRKLVAAEAALENAAGYKAKIARLEAQLKGKR, encoded by the coding sequence ATGCCGTCACCTCCGGAAGAGGTGGATCCGCTCGCGGACCTGCGCGAAAGCCTGGACCTGGAAGACACCGGTGCCTCGGTGGCCCCCGCCGCCCCCGCCCCCGTGGCCTCCAGGCCCTTGCCAAAGCCACCGCCCTCGGCTCCACCGCCCGCCGCTCCGCCTCCGTTGCCGCCGCGCCGTCCGGCCGCCCCCCTGGCCGCCGTGCCCAAGGGCACGGGAGCGCCCGCGTCCCCGAAGGCGCCCGCGTCCCCGGCTGCCGCTGCTGCTGCCCCCGCCGTCCGCGCCGCGCGGGCCCCGGGGAATGATCCATTCGGTGAGCCGCCCGAAATCCGGATGCCCATGGGCGGCTCGCCCGAGGACAAGCTGGAGTACTTCCGGGCCGTGGTCCGCCAGAAGACGGAGACCCTGGCGCGGGCCCGGACGCTGTACGCGGAGCGCGACGGCGAGCTCAACGGCGTGAAGCAGTCGCTGACGCTGGCGCGCAAGGAGCTGGCGGAGTCGAAGGCCAGTGTCGCCGCCTTCCAGGAGGAACTGGCCCGGGCGGAGGCGGAGACCCAGTCGCGGCTCGCCAGCCTCCAGGGAGAGCTCTCCGCGGTGGAGGCGGACCGCAAGGACCTGTCTCGCGCGCTGGCGGAGGTCGAATCCGATGTGCCGCGCCTGACGGCGGAGCTCCAGGAGGAGCGCGAGGCCCGTGGCGCCGTGGCCGAGGAGCTGATTGGCGCGAAGGAAGCGCTGTCGCTGGCCCAGGACCGCGTGGCGGAGCTGGCCGCGGAGAAGTCCGAGGCCCAGGGCGCCCTGGAGGCCGTCCAGGAGCAGTACCAGCAGGCCATCGCCGACGTGGAGCGGCTGACCTCCGAGTTGGAGGCAGCGTCGTCGGAGAAGGACTCGCTGGGCCTGCGCACCGCGCAGCTGGAGGCCGCGCTGGCGGAGGCCCAGTCCGGGCTGAGCGCGCTGGAGAGCGAGAGCGACTGGTCGAAGAGCTCGCTGGAGGAGGCCCAGGGCCGCGCGGGCACGCTGGAGGCCGAGCGCGACGAGGCGCGCAAGCAGCTGGCGGTGGTGGAGGACGGGCTGCGCACCCTGCAGGAGCAGGTGGCGGAGCTGGAGCGTTCGCTGGCGCTGAAGGACGCCGAAATCGTGGGCCTGCGCGCGGCGCTCACCGCGCGGACCACCGAGGCCGCGGAGCTGCCCGCGCTGCGTCAGGCGCTGGAGGCGCGCACGGCGGAGCTGGCCCAGCTCAAGGCGAAGCTGGAGGCGGAGGCGGCGAAGGCCGAGGAGCGCTCACTGGCCCTGGAAGAGGGACTGGCACAGGCCAGCGAGCGGGCGCAGCTGGCGGAGGGCGAGGCCGCGGCGCTGAAGGAGGCGCTGGAGGCCGCCGAGGTGGAGCAGGTGTCGTTGCGCGACCGCATGGAAGCGGACGCGGCGGCGCTGGGCGAGGCGGTGCAGCAGGCCGAGACGAAGGTGTCGGAGCTGACGGCGGCGGTGGAGGCCGCGCACGCGGACCATGCGTCGTGGAAGGAGCAGCTCGCCGCGGTGGAGCTGAAGGCGGCCACCAAGGACGCCGAGCGCGTCGGCCTGGCCGCCCGGGTGTCCATGCTGGAGGCGGCGTCCGGTCAGCGCGAGGCGGAGCTGGCGCGGCTGCAAGCAGAGGTGGCGAAGGCCCAGGAGGCGCTGGCGCTGGAGCGTGCGCGCCGCGAGGCGGCGGAGGCCGAGCGCACCGATGCGGAGGTGAAGGCGGCCCAGGCCGAGGCCCAGGTGGAGTCGCTGACGGTGGGGCAGGGCGGCGCCGAGGCGCAGGTGGCCTCGCTCACCGAGGAACTGGAGGCCGCGCGCGCCGAGGCGGACAAGGTGGAGCGCCTCCAGGGCCGGCTGAAGATGATGGAGGGGGCCCTGGAAGGCGCGAAGGCCCAGGCCGCGTCGGCAGGCAAGTCGGACGCGGCGCGCGCTGCGACCGAGGCGAAGCTGGCTCGCGCGGAGGCGTCGCTGAAGGCCGAGGAGCAGAAGCGGGCCGACATGGAAGCCTCGCTGCGAGCGGAGCAGGAGGCGCGGCGGGCGCTCGAGGCGAAGCTGGCCGAGCAGCCAGGGACTCCCTCCCAGGGCGCGGGTGCGTCAGCGGACTGGGAGGCGGAGCGCGAGCAGCTCAAGGCGGACGCGGCCAACCTCAAGCGCAAGCTGGTGGCGGCCGAGGCAGCGCTCGAGAACGCGGCGGGCTACAAGGCGAAGATTGCCCGGCTGGAGGCGCAATTGAAGGGCAAGAGGTAG
- a CDS encoding M16 family metallopeptidase, which translates to MAIRYALPNGLTVVFEEQHAAKVAAFQVWVKAGSADERPDQAGLAHLHEHMLFKGTERRGPGEVARDVESHGGEINAWTSYDQTVYHIVIASQFARMGLDILGDAVRRSAFDADELSREIEVVCEEIKRSQDTPSRRASRDLFSTAYQVHPYRLPVIGTDESVRSFTREKVLEFYHRHYTPKNLVLSVAGDLREADLREWVDDIFGGDWGRPYEGRVARAPEPVATGRRILLRPDEVKEAYLHLAFGIPQADHEDVPALDVLAMIAGQGDASRLVREVKRRHNLVNDIHTFAYTPTDPGLFSASLTLQPANAVRALEETARGLATLRATPVTAEELATAKALVEAEAVYQRETVQGVARKMGFYQSGMGSLEAEARYYEAVRNLTPEHLRAAAERYLRFDRAVVTGLLPEGTPLTEAQVHEVLDAVDRAPAAAPPERKPRKVAVSDSPVRILKGTSAGPSDIITEKLPSGATIVVRVEPAVPLFAIRAAFAGGLRYETPEDNGITTLLTRSITRGTPTHDAEEVSDLIDAYAGSLGGQGGRNSVGLRGEFLSRHFEPAFRLFADCLLNPSFPEAEVARERTLLLQDILTREDKPSSVAFDLFSKTIYRTHPYRMPTTGEQASVEKLTPELLRAWHAAHMDPSQLTLSVVGDVKVDEVMALAREYFGASRGKAAPPPKVSLEAPLEGPREAKKVLARAQAHLVLGFPGIRVGDPQQHALEVLSTVLSGQGGRLFVELRDKRSMAYSVSSFAIEGVDPGYFATYMGTSPEKVDAALAGIRAELERVRDEPIPAEELARAKQHLIGTHEIGLQRNGSRAALLALDTCYGLGLENFLHYADHVAKVTADDVREVARKIINFDRSALAVVGP; encoded by the coding sequence ATGGCCATCCGCTACGCGCTACCCAACGGGCTTACCGTCGTCTTCGAGGAGCAGCACGCCGCCAAGGTCGCGGCCTTCCAGGTCTGGGTCAAGGCCGGGAGCGCCGACGAGCGGCCGGACCAGGCAGGGCTGGCCCACCTGCACGAGCACATGCTCTTCAAGGGCACCGAGCGCCGCGGCCCCGGTGAGGTCGCCCGGGACGTGGAGTCCCATGGCGGCGAAATCAACGCCTGGACCTCCTACGACCAGACCGTCTACCACATCGTCATCGCCAGCCAGTTCGCCCGGATGGGCCTGGACATCCTGGGCGATGCGGTGCGCCGGTCGGCCTTCGACGCGGACGAGCTGTCGCGCGAAATCGAGGTGGTGTGCGAGGAAATCAAGCGCAGTCAGGACACGCCGTCCCGCCGCGCCTCGCGCGACCTCTTCTCCACCGCCTATCAGGTGCACCCCTACCGGCTGCCCGTCATCGGCACCGACGAGAGCGTGCGCAGCTTCACGCGGGAGAAGGTGCTGGAGTTCTACCACCGCCACTACACGCCCAAGAACCTGGTGCTGTCGGTGGCGGGAGACTTGCGCGAGGCGGACCTGCGCGAGTGGGTGGACGACATCTTCGGCGGCGACTGGGGCCGGCCGTATGAGGGCCGGGTAGCGCGCGCCCCGGAGCCCGTGGCCACGGGCCGGCGCATCCTGCTGCGCCCGGACGAGGTGAAGGAGGCCTACCTCCACCTGGCCTTCGGGATTCCCCAGGCGGACCACGAGGACGTGCCCGCGCTGGACGTGCTGGCGATGATTGCCGGCCAGGGGGACGCGTCCCGGCTGGTGCGCGAGGTGAAGCGCCGCCACAACCTGGTCAACGACATCCACACCTTCGCGTATACGCCCACGGACCCGGGCCTCTTCTCCGCGTCGCTGACGCTCCAGCCCGCCAACGCCGTCCGGGCGCTGGAGGAGACGGCGCGAGGGCTGGCCACGCTGCGCGCCACGCCGGTGACGGCGGAGGAGCTGGCCACGGCCAAGGCGCTGGTGGAAGCGGAGGCCGTGTACCAGCGCGAGACGGTACAGGGCGTGGCCCGGAAGATGGGCTTCTACCAGTCCGGCATGGGCAGCCTGGAGGCGGAGGCCCGCTACTACGAGGCCGTGCGCAACCTCACGCCCGAGCACCTGCGCGCCGCCGCCGAGCGCTACCTGCGCTTCGACCGCGCCGTCGTCACCGGGCTGCTGCCGGAGGGCACGCCGCTGACGGAGGCGCAGGTGCACGAGGTGCTGGATGCCGTGGACCGCGCGCCCGCCGCGGCGCCGCCCGAGCGCAAGCCGCGCAAGGTGGCCGTGAGTGACTCGCCGGTGCGCATCCTGAAGGGCACGAGCGCTGGCCCCAGCGACATCATCACGGAGAAGCTGCCGTCGGGCGCGACGATTGTCGTGCGCGTGGAGCCCGCGGTGCCGCTGTTCGCCATCCGCGCCGCCTTCGCGGGCGGTCTGCGCTACGAGACGCCGGAGGACAACGGCATCACCACGCTGCTCACCCGCAGCATCACGCGGGGGACGCCGACGCACGACGCGGAGGAGGTCTCCGACCTCATCGACGCGTACGCGGGCAGCCTGGGTGGCCAGGGTGGGCGCAACTCGGTGGGCCTGCGCGGTGAGTTCCTGTCGCGCCACTTCGAGCCGGCCTTCCGCCTCTTCGCGGACTGCCTGCTCAATCCCTCGTTCCCGGAGGCCGAGGTCGCCCGCGAGCGCACGCTGCTGCTCCAGGACATCCTCACGCGCGAGGACAAGCCGTCCAGCGTGGCCTTCGACCTGTTCAGCAAGACCATCTACCGCACGCACCCCTACCGGATGCCCACCACAGGTGAGCAGGCGTCCGTGGAGAAGCTGACGCCGGAGCTGCTGCGCGCGTGGCACGCGGCGCACATGGACCCGTCGCAGCTGACGCTCAGCGTGGTGGGCGACGTGAAGGTGGACGAGGTGATGGCCCTGGCGCGCGAGTACTTCGGCGCGTCGCGCGGCAAGGCGGCCCCGCCGCCGAAGGTGTCGCTGGAGGCGCCCCTGGAGGGGCCTCGCGAGGCGAAGAAGGTGCTGGCGCGGGCCCAGGCGCACCTGGTGCTCGGCTTCCCGGGCATCCGGGTGGGCGACCCGCAGCAGCACGCGCTGGAGGTGCTCTCCACGGTGCTGTCCGGCCAGGGCGGGCGGCTCTTCGTGGAGCTGCGGGACAAGCGCTCCATGGCGTACAGCGTCAGCTCGTTCGCCATCGAAGGCGTGGATCCGGGCTACTTCGCCACGTACATGGGCACCAGCCCGGAGAAGGTGGACGCGGCGCTGGCCGGCATCCGCGCGGAGCTGGAGCGCGTGCGCGACGAGCCCATCCCCGCCGAGGAGCTGGCGCGCGCCAAGCAGCACCTCATCGGCACGCACGAGATTGGCCTGCAGCGCAACGGCTCGCGCGCGGCGCTGCTGGCGCTGGACACCTGCTACGGCCTGGGCCTGGAGAACTTCCTCCACTACGCGGACCACGTCGCCAAGGTGACAGCGGACGACGTGCGCGAGGTGGCGCGCAAAATCATCAACTTCGACCGCAGCGCGTTGGCGGTCGTCGGTCCGTAG
- a CDS encoding IS701 family transposase, with amino-acid sequence MAARPRKPEREPVQNGRPRTRYVAEGVQPWAIEELARQLPKEEFQTVVWREGSRGEQSSRFAAVRVRTAERHVQRAAPSEEVWLLIEWPQEEKAPSKYSLCSLPANTPLKELVRLSKLRWRVERDYQELKGEVGLDHFEGRGWRGFHHHATLCMVAHGFLALRRALFPPEENTLDAARGAPPPTAPAAAPHRPLPPLPAPYQRPRTSSGAVTHMTG; translated from the coding sequence GTGGCCGCCCGGCCGCGAAAGCCCGAGAGGGAGCCGGTCCAGAATGGGCGCCCGCGCACGCGCTACGTGGCCGAGGGCGTGCAGCCCTGGGCCATCGAGGAGTTGGCGCGTCAACTTCCCAAGGAGGAATTCCAGACTGTCGTTTGGCGCGAGGGCAGTCGAGGCGAACAGTCCTCCCGCTTTGCCGCCGTGCGCGTGCGGACGGCGGAGCGGCACGTCCAGCGAGCTGCGCCGAGTGAAGAGGTGTGGCTGCTCATCGAGTGGCCCCAGGAGGAGAAGGCGCCGTCGAAGTACTCGCTCTGCTCGCTGCCCGCGAACACGCCACTCAAGGAGTTGGTGCGCTTGTCCAAGCTGCGCTGGAGAGTGGAGCGCGACTACCAGGAACTCAAAGGCGAAGTGGGGCTTGACCACTTCGAGGGGCGAGGGTGGCGAGGCTTCCACCACCACGCCACCCTCTGCATGGTCGCCCACGGATTCCTCGCGCTCCGCCGAGCGCTTTTCCCCCCGGAGGAGAACACGCTGGACGCTGCCCGAGGTGCGCCGCCGCCTACAGCACCTGCTGCTGCGCCGCATCGGCCACTGCCCCCTCTGCCTGCGCCATATCAGCGCCCGCGCACCTCCTCGGGGGCCGTCACGCATATGACCGGGTAG
- a CDS encoding 50S ribosomal protein L11 methyltransferase — MSQTYLSLTVELPEEASEAVQDLLHESGALGLEVRDREAPLMPGVRGPNPGEAIIIGYFDERDTAESARDEVAASFPEAKLTLDEQPQQDWSNEWKSLIKSVHVGRLWVGPPWDKANAPAGTVQLVIEPKMAFGTGDHPTTSLCLAAVDAYMAEHPGASVLDVGTGTGVLAIAAKKLGAGRTVATDNDPISVELAQENQAENGTPDIEVSGKELTQVEGTFDLVLANILANTLIELAPLIVAKTKDRLVLAGVLSHQRADVEAAYRNLGLTVLTGATQGEWVRIDLQR; from the coding sequence ATGTCCCAGACCTATCTGTCACTCACAGTGGAGTTGCCCGAGGAAGCGTCCGAGGCCGTACAGGACCTCCTCCACGAGTCGGGCGCGCTGGGCCTCGAAGTGCGGGACCGCGAAGCGCCCCTCATGCCGGGCGTGCGCGGACCGAACCCTGGCGAGGCCATCATCATCGGCTACTTCGACGAGCGCGACACGGCCGAGTCCGCCCGTGATGAGGTGGCCGCGTCCTTCCCCGAGGCGAAGCTCACATTGGATGAGCAGCCCCAGCAGGACTGGAGCAACGAGTGGAAGTCGCTCATCAAGTCCGTGCATGTGGGCAGGTTGTGGGTCGGTCCTCCGTGGGACAAGGCGAACGCACCCGCGGGCACCGTGCAGCTCGTGATTGAGCCGAAGATGGCCTTTGGCACCGGCGACCACCCGACGACGTCCCTGTGTCTGGCCGCGGTGGACGCGTACATGGCCGAGCACCCGGGCGCCTCGGTCCTGGACGTGGGCACCGGCACGGGCGTGCTGGCCATCGCCGCGAAGAAGCTGGGCGCGGGCCGCACCGTGGCCACCGACAACGACCCCATCTCCGTGGAGCTGGCGCAGGAGAACCAGGCGGAGAACGGCACGCCGGACATCGAGGTCTCCGGCAAGGAGCTGACCCAGGTGGAGGGCACCTTCGACCTGGTGCTCGCCAACATCCTGGCCAACACGCTCATCGAGCTGGCTCCGCTGATTGTGGCGAAGACGAAGGACCGGCTCGTGCTGGCGGGTGTGCTCTCCCACCAGCGCGCGGACGTGGAAGCCGCCTACCGCAACCTGGGCCTCACCGTGTTGACCGGCGCCACCCAGGGCGAATGGGTGCGCATCGACCTGCAGCGCTGA
- a CDS encoding metal-dependent hydrolase yields MDNLAHSLVGAWMAEAGLKRTTPLATATLVIGANLPDVDGLVTLAGSDASLYWRRGWTHGVLALALWPFVLTGLMLLWDRYVRRRRHPDLPPARFGPLLLLSTLSVLSHPALDWLNTYGVRLLMPFDGTWFYGDALFIIDPWVWLLAGAAVIMADARTRRSAAGWVVLGVASTALIMVPAFVPWPAKVMWAVGVVAILWLRLRGTHVLSAQRVARVCGVGLLLYLGAIFLGSQVAAPRALEWLRSQNLPVERAIAGPLPANPFVRDIIALGPDRYHFVRADLLAGDAGRFRISDASVPREAQPGPVIQAALSAPQIRGLANWLRLPTYQVDERADGWRVTIRDVRYSRMQSGGLGTAVVVLDGALRPVRVERP; encoded by the coding sequence ATGGACAATCTGGCTCACTCGCTCGTCGGTGCGTGGATGGCGGAGGCGGGGCTGAAGCGCACCACGCCGCTGGCCACCGCGACGCTCGTCATCGGCGCCAACCTGCCGGATGTCGATGGCCTCGTCACCCTGGCGGGCTCGGATGCGTCGCTCTACTGGCGCCGGGGCTGGACGCACGGCGTGCTCGCCCTGGCCCTGTGGCCCTTCGTGCTCACGGGATTGATGCTGCTCTGGGACCGGTACGTGCGCAGGCGCAGGCATCCGGACCTGCCGCCGGCTCGCTTCGGGCCGTTGCTGTTGCTGTCCACGTTGTCGGTGCTGAGCCACCCCGCCCTGGACTGGCTCAACACGTATGGCGTCCGGCTGCTGATGCCTTTTGACGGGACGTGGTTCTACGGCGACGCGCTCTTCATCATCGACCCGTGGGTGTGGCTGCTCGCGGGCGCCGCCGTCATCATGGCGGATGCGCGCACGCGCAGGTCCGCTGCGGGGTGGGTGGTGCTCGGCGTGGCCTCCACCGCGCTCATCATGGTTCCCGCGTTCGTCCCATGGCCCGCGAAGGTGATGTGGGCCGTGGGCGTGGTCGCCATCCTCTGGTTGCGGCTGCGTGGGACCCACGTCCTCTCCGCGCAGCGTGTGGCCCGGGTCTGCGGCGTGGGCCTGTTGCTCTACCTGGGAGCCATCTTCTTGGGCTCGCAGGTGGCCGCGCCGCGTGCCCTGGAATGGCTTCGCTCGCAGAACCTCCCCGTGGAGCGCGCCATCGCGGGACCGCTGCCGGCCAACCCCTTCGTGCGGGACATCATCGCCTTGGGACCGGACCGCTACCACTTCGTCCGAGCCGACTTACTGGCGGGCGACGCGGGCCGCTTCCGCATCAGTGACGCCAGCGTGCCGCGTGAAGCCCAGCCCGGGCCTGTCATCCAGGCCGCGTTGTCGGCGCCGCAGATTCGAGGGCTGGCCAACTGGCTGCGCCTGCCCACGTATCAGGTGGATGAGCGCGCCGATGGATGGCGCGTCACCATCCGCGACGTCCGTTACTCCCGGATGCAGAGCGGCGGCCTGGGCACGGCGGTGGTGGTGCTGGATGGTGCGCTGCGCCCCGTCCGGGTCGAACGGCCGTAG
- a CDS encoding AraC family transcriptional regulator: protein MEMQPPSRPPTDVRSQLVGPMLAYLRATGRDPSPLVERFGLPANASALPEVTLPLATLHAFLDAAEALSGDAFLGLHVAQRVPRGNYGLVEYIARASPTVRDTFRALARYMALLEPAWRASFQDAPDGSGTFVYGIPGEPLAYGRHASEFGLALFVHVGRQLTEHPWNPRHVSFAHPAPADLRPLEQHFGVTPAFDAGRNALTLDAATLALRVVDADPVLLSVLERAAGTPAAEPPAAPPTPPFLQQVRDALRASLRDGAPQMGDVARQLHVSPRTLQRRLAEHATSFQDEVDAVRRELAFDYLRDAHLGVSEVAFLLGYSELSTFDRAFKRWTGMTPRVWRERPEAG from the coding sequence GTGGAGATGCAGCCCCCTTCCCGGCCACCAACCGACGTCCGCTCCCAGCTCGTGGGACCGATGCTCGCCTACCTGCGCGCGACGGGGCGCGACCCGTCCCCGCTGGTGGAGCGCTTCGGGCTACCCGCCAACGCGAGCGCGCTGCCCGAAGTCACCCTCCCGCTGGCCACCCTCCACGCCTTCCTCGACGCGGCCGAGGCCCTGTCCGGAGACGCCTTCCTCGGCCTGCACGTGGCGCAGCGAGTCCCGCGCGGAAACTACGGACTGGTGGAGTACATCGCCCGGGCCTCCCCCACCGTCCGCGACACCTTCCGCGCGCTGGCCCGGTACATGGCGCTGCTGGAGCCCGCCTGGCGCGCCTCCTTCCAGGACGCACCGGACGGCAGCGGCACCTTCGTCTACGGCATCCCCGGCGAGCCCCTTGCCTACGGCCGCCACGCCAGCGAGTTCGGACTGGCCCTCTTCGTCCATGTCGGGCGCCAGCTCACCGAACACCCGTGGAATCCGCGCCACGTCTCCTTCGCCCACCCCGCCCCCGCGGACCTCCGCCCGCTCGAGCAGCACTTTGGCGTCACCCCGGCGTTCGACGCGGGCCGCAACGCCCTGACGCTGGACGCGGCCACGCTGGCGCTGCGCGTGGTGGACGCGGACCCCGTCCTCCTGTCCGTCCTGGAGCGCGCCGCTGGCACCCCCGCCGCCGAGCCACCGGCTGCGCCCCCCACGCCCCCCTTCCTGCAACAGGTCCGCGACGCCCTCCGCGCCTCCCTGCGGGACGGAGCGCCGCAGATGGGCGACGTGGCCCGGCAGCTCCACGTCAGCCCCCGCACCCTCCAGCGCCGGCTCGCCGAGCACGCCACGTCGTTCCAGGACGAGGTCGACGCAGTGCGCCGTGAGCTGGCCTTCGACTACCTGAGGGACGCGCACCTGGGGGTCAGCGAGGTGGCCTTCCTCCTGGGGTACTCGGAGCTGAGCACCTTCGACCGCGCCTTCAAGCGGTGGACGGGCATGACGCCCCGCGTCTGGCGCGAGCGGCCCGAAGCGGGCTGA
- a CDS encoding DUF962 domain-containing protein, with amino-acid sequence MLKPHVVALFDEYYSSHQHPTNRLTHKIAIPLIVLHIVAMLDWVHLLAVPAIPGGSLTLGMVVLALAAVWYLRADVKLGIIVVLFMAACFPVGRLMPTWSVVVMAAFAWLVQLAGHSVWEKKSPSFLTNLVHALVGPLFFVAVLLGDYVLKPQQQAATTPVRA; translated from the coding sequence ATGCTCAAGCCCCATGTCGTCGCCCTCTTCGACGAGTACTACTCCTCGCATCAGCACCCGACGAACCGGCTGACGCACAAGATCGCCATCCCGCTCATCGTGCTCCACATCGTCGCGATGCTGGACTGGGTGCACCTGCTGGCGGTGCCCGCGATTCCCGGCGGCTCGCTGACGCTGGGCATGGTGGTGTTGGCCCTGGCTGCCGTCTGGTACCTGCGCGCCGACGTGAAGCTGGGCATCATCGTGGTGCTCTTCATGGCCGCGTGCTTTCCGGTGGGCCGGCTGATGCCCACGTGGAGCGTGGTGGTCATGGCCGCGTTCGCGTGGCTGGTACAACTGGCCGGACACAGCGTGTGGGAGAAGAAGTCGCCTTCCTTCCTCACCAACCTGGTGCACGCGCTGGTGGGCCCGCTCTTCTTCGTCGCGGTGCTCCTGGGGGACTACGTCCTCAAGCCGCAGCAGCAGGCCGCCACCACGCCGGTCCGCGCGTAG